One Clostridia bacterium DNA segment encodes these proteins:
- a CDS encoding quinate 5-dehydrogenase, which yields MKRAVSVSLGTSRRDFTSRVRIAGREVEVRRIGCDGSVERLAALLRELDGRVEAIGLGGLNFAYRVAGRSYPVPQAARLRRLVRGTPLVDGSFLKDTLERWVVGHLEEEHGLRWRESSVLVASVLDRFGLAEEMHRRGARVLAGDVFFALHLPGPFLDLGAFGLVARALLPALRLVPLTWLYPLGAEQDRPGRAGLRLKGVQVLAGDCHLLLHRLPEDLRGRMVLVNSLWPEEERLLRARGAAGVATTMPPVEGRSWSANAWEAALHAALGDALYRYSGEGLARLLMDAGLRPKVEVFRERQGFPSR from the coding sequence TTGAAGCGGGCGGTCAGCGTAAGCCTCGGCACCTCCCGGCGGGACTTCACCTCCCGGGTGCGGATCGCGGGCCGGGAGGTGGAAGTCCGGCGCATCGGCTGCGACGGCAGCGTGGAACGCCTGGCTGCGCTGTTGCGGGAGCTGGACGGGCGGGTGGAGGCCATCGGCCTGGGAGGATTGAACTTCGCCTACCGGGTGGCCGGCCGCAGCTACCCCGTGCCCCAGGCCGCCCGCCTGCGCCGGCTGGTGCGCGGCACTCCCCTGGTGGACGGTTCGTTCCTCAAGGATACCCTGGAGCGCTGGGTGGTGGGCCATCTCGAGGAAGAGCACGGCCTCCGGTGGAGGGAGAGTTCGGTACTGGTCGCCTCGGTGCTGGACCGGTTCGGCCTGGCCGAGGAAATGCACCGGCGGGGGGCGAGGGTCCTGGCGGGAGACGTTTTCTTTGCCCTCCACCTCCCGGGACCGTTTCTCGATTTGGGCGCGTTCGGCCTCGTCGCCCGCGCGCTCCTGCCCGCGCTGCGCCTCGTTCCCCTCACGTGGCTTTACCCCTTGGGCGCGGAGCAGGACCGGCCGGGCCGGGCAGGGTTGAGGCTCAAAGGGGTTCAGGTGCTGGCGGGAGACTGCCACCTCCTGCTGCACCGCCTGCCGGAGGATCTTCGGGGTCGGATGGTACTGGTAAACAGCCTGTGGCCGGAGGAAGAGCGCCTGTTGCGGGCCAGGGGTGCGGCCGGAGTCGCGACCACCATGCCCCCGGTTGAGGGCCGCTCCTGGTCGGCCAACGCCTGGGAGGCCGCGCTGCACGCCGCACTGGGCGACGCCCTGTACCGGTATTCCGGCGAGGGACTGGCCCGGCTGCTCATGGATGCCGGTCTGCGGCCCAAGGTGGAGGTGTTTCGTGAACGCCAAGGTTTCCCATCTCGGTGA
- a CDS encoding secondary thiamine-phosphate synthase enzyme YjbQ: MWQRIAVETRSREELVDVTALVGEAVRRAGVGEGVCCLYVPHTTAGITVNENADPDVRRDLLAALARLVPRSGPYHHREGNADAHVKASLVGHSALIPVQDGRLALGTWQGVFFCEFDGPRRRTLMVGVR; the protein is encoded by the coding sequence GTGTGGCAGAGGATAGCGGTTGAAACCCGGTCTCGTGAGGAACTGGTAGACGTTACCGCCCTGGTGGGCGAGGCCGTCCGCCGGGCGGGAGTGGGTGAGGGGGTGTGCTGCCTTTACGTACCCCACACCACCGCCGGAATTACCGTCAACGAGAACGCCGATCCGGACGTGCGGCGCGACCTCCTGGCTGCGCTGGCCCGCCTGGTTCCCAGGAGCGGCCCCTACCACCACCGGGAGGGTAACGCCGACGCCCACGTCAAGGCCTCGCTGGTGGGCCACAGCGCCCTGATCCCGGTGCAGGACGGCCGCCTGGCCCTGGGCACCTGGCAGGGTGTGTTCTTCTGCGAGTTCGACGGCCCCAGGCGGCGGACGCTCATGGTGGGGGTACGTTGA
- the folE gene encoding GTP cyclohydrolase I FolE, protein MPDLEKIERGVRLILEGLGEDLGREGLKNTPGRVARMYAEIFHGLEDDPLSVLGTLFTEEEHEEMILVKDIPLYSMCEHHLLPFYGLAHVAYIPRKGRITGLSKIARVVEILAKRPQMQERLTSQIADTLVAGLEPRGVLVVVEAEHMCMTMRGIKKPGAKTVTSAVRGLFRSNEATRAEALALIKGG, encoded by the coding sequence GTGCCGGACCTAGAGAAGATCGAGCGGGGAGTACGCCTGATACTGGAAGGGCTGGGGGAGGACCTCGGGCGCGAGGGGCTGAAAAATACCCCTGGCCGCGTGGCCAGGATGTACGCGGAGATTTTCCACGGACTGGAGGACGATCCGCTCTCGGTGCTCGGAACCCTTTTCACCGAAGAAGAGCACGAAGAAATGATCCTGGTCAAGGACATTCCCCTTTACTCCATGTGCGAGCACCATCTCTTGCCCTTCTACGGTCTGGCCCACGTGGCCTATATTCCCCGCAAGGGCCGCATTACCGGTCTCAGCAAGATCGCCCGCGTGGTGGAGATACTGGCCAAGCGGCCACAGATGCAGGAGCGGCTCACCTCGCAGATAGCGGATACCTTGGTGGCGGGCCTGGAGCCGCGCGGAGTTCTGGTGGTGGTTGAGGCCGAGCACATGTGCATGACCATGCGGGGAATCAAAAAGCCCGGAGCCAAGACCGTGACCTCGGCGGTGCGCGGGCTTTTCCGGAGCAACGAGGCCACCCGTGCGGAGGCCCTTGCCCTAATCAAGGGCGGGTAG
- the thiL gene encoding thiamine-phosphate kinase, with product MNAKVSHLGEIALVARLLERIGSTGTPVGPGDDAAALEITPGRWLLATTDILVEGVHFRSDWAEAWQVGYKSLAVNVSDIAAMGGSPTYALISLALPGELSAAWVEGFYQGLERCALRWGIKIVGGDTVAAPQVVVTVTLLGEVEAGRALTRAAGRPGDILAVTGDLGAAAAGLHELENPGPVSSAARSSVLRRHLLPAPRVREGAILAGTPGIGAVIDLSDGLARGAWEVATACGLGAEVYAERLPVSAFTREVARGHGRDPLEWALYGGEDYELLFSVRPSEFAALRDRIRNACGTPVTAVGCLLPREAGIVLCRGQSRLTLGKGYEHFRSTYG from the coding sequence GTGAACGCCAAGGTTTCCCATCTCGGTGAGATCGCCCTGGTAGCCAGGCTTCTGGAGCGCATCGGCTCGACCGGAACGCCGGTGGGTCCGGGAGACGACGCCGCCGCCCTGGAGATCACGCCCGGCCGCTGGCTGCTGGCCACCACCGATATCCTGGTGGAGGGGGTGCACTTCCGGTCGGACTGGGCCGAGGCCTGGCAGGTGGGCTACAAGTCGCTGGCGGTGAACGTGAGCGACATAGCCGCCATGGGCGGCTCGCCCACCTACGCCCTGATCTCGCTGGCCCTTCCGGGAGAACTCAGCGCCGCCTGGGTGGAAGGTTTCTATCAGGGTCTGGAGCGCTGCGCCCTACGCTGGGGGATAAAAATCGTGGGCGGGGACACCGTGGCCGCGCCCCAGGTGGTGGTAACCGTCACCCTCCTGGGAGAGGTCGAGGCGGGCAGGGCCCTTACCCGGGCTGCCGGGAGGCCGGGAGACATCCTTGCCGTCACCGGCGACCTGGGCGCGGCGGCGGCCGGCCTGCACGAGCTGGAGAACCCCGGCCCCGTGAGCAGCGCGGCCCGGTCATCGGTATTGAGGCGCCACCTGCTGCCGGCTCCCCGGGTGCGGGAAGGGGCGATCCTGGCCGGGACCCCGGGCATCGGGGCGGTAATAGATCTCAGCGACGGCCTGGCGCGCGGCGCCTGGGAGGTGGCCACCGCCTGCGGCCTGGGGGCGGAAGTGTACGCCGAGCGCCTGCCGGTTTCGGCCTTTACCCGGGAGGTGGCACGGGGCCACGGCCGGGACCCCCTGGAGTGGGCCCTGTACGGCGGGGAAGACTACGAGCTGCTCTTCAGCGTTCGGCCCTCGGAGTTTGCCGCCCTGCGGGACCGGATTCGGAACGCCTGCGGCACCCCGGTCACCGCCGTAGGTTGCCTGCTGCCCCGGGAGGCGGGTATCGTGCTCTGCCGCGGACAGAGCCGCCTGACCCTGGGCAAGGGGTACGAGCATTTTCGGTCTACTTATGGCTAA
- a CDS encoding acyl-CoA carboxylase subunit beta: protein MPEHLARRAERALPSEKERASSEAQRRQQPHKLSARERLALLLDPGSFIEIDQNVSHRCTNFGLDRVEIPGDGVITGYGRIAGRTVFVFSQDFTALGGTLGEMHAQKICKVMDLAARSRAPLIGINDSGGARIQEGVDALNGYGEIFRRNTHLSGVVPQISVILGPCAGGAVYSPALTDLVFMVEGISRMFITGPQVVRAVTGEEVSPEQLGGGRVHAARSGVAHFVCAGEEECLDLVRRVLGYLPSHCGEHPPRVAPVHPAADGQDLEVLVPADPKQSYDVRAVIARLVDGGYFLEVQAEYATNIVCALARLNGYAIGVIANQPRFLAGCLDINASDKAARFVRFCDAFNLPLLTLVDTTGYLPGRQQEHGGIIRHGAKLLYAYAEATVPKLTVILRKAYGGAYLAMCSRALGADQVFAWPGAEIAVMGPEGAADIIFRREISSAPDPERAKREKAEEYRRIFANPYTAASRGYVDAVISPRETRSYLIEALEALRNKRESRPEKKHGNIPL, encoded by the coding sequence ATACCCGAACATTTAGCCCGGCGCGCCGAGCGCGCCCTTCCAAGCGAAAAAGAGCGGGCTTCCTCTGAGGCCCAGAGGCGGCAGCAACCGCACAAGCTTTCGGCGCGGGAAAGACTGGCGCTGCTCCTGGACCCGGGGAGCTTCATCGAGATCGATCAGAACGTCAGCCACCGCTGCACCAACTTCGGGCTCGACCGGGTGGAGATCCCGGGCGACGGAGTGATAACGGGTTACGGCCGGATTGCCGGACGCACGGTTTTCGTGTTTTCCCAGGACTTCACCGCCCTGGGGGGCACGCTCGGGGAAATGCACGCGCAGAAGATCTGCAAGGTGATGGACCTGGCGGCCAGGTCGCGGGCACCGCTGATCGGCATCAACGACTCCGGAGGCGCGCGCATCCAGGAGGGGGTGGATGCCCTTAACGGCTACGGCGAGATTTTCCGCCGCAATACCCACCTTTCTGGGGTGGTGCCGCAGATCTCGGTCATCCTGGGACCCTGCGCCGGCGGCGCGGTTTACTCTCCCGCCCTTACCGATCTGGTGTTCATGGTGGAGGGCATCTCGCGCATGTTCATCACCGGCCCCCAGGTGGTGAGGGCGGTAACCGGTGAGGAGGTATCTCCGGAGCAGTTGGGCGGCGGCCGGGTTCACGCCGCCCGCAGCGGCGTGGCCCACTTCGTCTGCGCCGGCGAAGAGGAATGCCTCGACCTGGTGCGCCGGGTGCTGGGCTACCTGCCCTCCCACTGCGGAGAGCATCCCCCGCGGGTTGCCCCCGTGCATCCTGCCGCCGACGGCCAGGACCTGGAGGTCCTGGTGCCGGCCGATCCCAAGCAGTCCTACGACGTTCGGGCGGTCATCGCCCGGCTGGTGGACGGCGGCTATTTCCTGGAGGTGCAGGCCGAGTACGCCACCAACATAGTCTGCGCCCTGGCGCGGCTCAACGGTTACGCCATTGGGGTCATCGCCAACCAGCCTCGGTTTCTGGCCGGCTGCCTGGACATTAATGCCTCGGACAAGGCGGCCCGCTTCGTCCGCTTTTGCGACGCCTTCAACCTTCCCCTGCTCACCCTGGTGGATACCACCGGTTACCTTCCCGGTAGGCAGCAGGAGCACGGCGGCATCATCCGGCACGGCGCCAAGCTGCTTTACGCCTATGCCGAGGCCACGGTGCCCAAGCTCACCGTAATCCTGCGCAAGGCCTACGGAGGGGCCTACCTGGCCATGTGCTCCCGGGCCCTGGGAGCGGACCAGGTCTTCGCCTGGCCCGGGGCGGAGATCGCGGTTATGGGGCCGGAGGGAGCGGCGGACATCATCTTCCGGCGGGAGATCAGTTCTGCCCCCGATCCGGAAAGGGCGAAGCGGGAAAAGGCGGAAGAGTACCGGCGTATTTTCGCCAACCCCTATACCGCCGCCTCTCGGGGTTACGTGGACGCGGTCATCTCTCCCCGGGAGACGCGCTCCTACCTGATCGAAGCCCTGGAAGCCCTCCGGAACAAACGTGAGAGCAGGCCGGAGAAAAAACACGGTAACATTCCGCTGTGA
- a CDS encoding (deoxy)nucleoside triphosphate pyrophosphohydrolase, with translation MSTSSNNGAREYPIIVTAAVIRRGDRVLVARRRHGHLAGKWEFPGGKLEPGEGPEQCLAREIREELGLAVRVEDIFAAVYHRYETGPILLLAYTCSLPEGWRPEADPAPSGAVRWVSAEELGRLDLAPADVPIAEKLGREAPPGQHSG, from the coding sequence ATGAGTACCTCTTCAAACAACGGCGCTAGAGAATACCCAATCATCGTTACCGCCGCGGTCATCCGCCGGGGTGATAGGGTGCTGGTGGCCCGGCGGCGGCACGGGCACCTCGCGGGCAAATGGGAATTCCCCGGGGGGAAGCTGGAGCCGGGCGAAGGCCCGGAGCAGTGTCTGGCGCGCGAGATCAGGGAAGAACTCGGCCTGGCGGTGCGGGTGGAGGATATCTTCGCCGCGGTCTACCACCGCTACGAGACCGGGCCCATCCTGCTGCTCGCCTACACCTGCTCTCTGCCCGAGGGATGGCGGCCCGAGGCGGACCCGGCCCCGAGCGGCGCGGTCAGGTGGGTGTCTGCGGAGGAGCTGGGCCGGCTCGACCTGGCTCCGGCGGACGTGCCCATAGCGGAAAAGCTCGGGCGAGAGGCACCACCCGGGCAACACTCCGGTTAA
- a CDS encoding flavin reductase family protein — MKVEVPPASAHRLINHGCVVLVTSASGGRTNVMTVAWQTPLSARPPLVGVSIASTHLTHELIESGGEFVVNVPGAELLPRVHLCGSISGREGDKFRKAGLTPGPARKVRPPLIEECLAHLECVVVARHRAGDHTFFVGEVVAAAAREGLFSTYWVDRPEASTLHHLGGSRYYVSGPRKEARHGD, encoded by the coding sequence TTGAAGGTCGAGGTGCCTCCGGCATCTGCCCACCGCCTGATAAATCACGGCTGCGTGGTGCTGGTCACCAGTGCTTCCGGCGGGCGCACCAACGTGATGACCGTGGCCTGGCAGACCCCGCTTTCGGCCCGGCCGCCGCTGGTGGGCGTGTCCATTGCCAGCACGCACCTGACCCACGAGCTGATCGAATCCGGCGGGGAGTTCGTGGTCAACGTTCCCGGAGCAGAGCTGCTGCCCAGGGTGCATCTGTGCGGGAGCATCTCCGGCCGCGAGGGGGACAAGTTCCGGAAGGCAGGACTGACTCCGGGCCCGGCCCGAAAGGTAAGGCCTCCGCTGATTGAGGAATGTCTTGCCCACCTGGAGTGCGTGGTGGTGGCCCGCCACCGGGCCGGCGACCACACCTTCTTCGTGGGCGAGGTGGTGGCGGCCGCTGCCCGGGAGGGGCTGTTCTCCACCTACTGGGTGGATCGGCCCGAGGCCTCCACGCTCCATCACCTGGGAGGCAGCCGCTACTACGTCAGCGGCCCGCGGAAAGAGGCGCGACATGGAGATTAA
- a CDS encoding ATP-binding protein: MADWEPLGRILTSLPARRAAAAPVPDRPEEDTCPHCHGRGVVLRDDRAVRCSCMRQKSLARRRESAGLTPALQRQTFARFELGYYEPEFLETAKRSLAAAREFVRECLEGGARRGLLFTGPVGSGKTFLASAIANALVERGHDVFFVVVPELLEAIRSGIRPDSEGDNEMERRARTGAVLVLDDLGAHNYTEWTRNTLYSLLNYRINHELPTVITTNLSLEQLEYYLGERTTSRILEHCRVYRLRVGQDIRRVKATRAAGAPFEGPDT, translated from the coding sequence ATGGCGGATTGGGAACCGCTCGGTCGCATACTGACCTCACTGCCGGCGCGCCGCGCCGCTGCGGCCCCGGTTCCGGACCGGCCGGAGGAGGACACGTGCCCGCACTGTCACGGTCGGGGAGTGGTCCTCAGGGACGATCGGGCCGTACGCTGCTCCTGCATGCGCCAGAAGAGCCTGGCCAGAAGGCGGGAGAGCGCCGGACTCACCCCCGCCCTGCAGCGGCAGACCTTCGCCCGCTTCGAGCTCGGTTACTATGAGCCCGAGTTCCTGGAAACTGCCAAGCGGAGTCTGGCCGCCGCCAGGGAGTTCGTGCGGGAGTGCCTGGAGGGCGGGGCGAGGCGGGGGCTCCTGTTCACCGGCCCGGTGGGCAGCGGCAAGACTTTCCTGGCCTCGGCCATCGCCAACGCCCTGGTGGAAAGGGGGCACGACGTATTCTTCGTGGTGGTCCCGGAACTCCTGGAGGCCATAAGAAGCGGGATCCGGCCGGATTCCGAAGGCGACAACGAGATGGAGCGGCGGGCCCGCACCGGCGCCGTCCTGGTGCTGGACGACCTCGGGGCCCACAACTACACCGAATGGACCAGAAACACGCTGTACTCCCTGCTCAACTACCGGATAAACCACGAACTGCCCACGGTGATCACCACCAACCTCAGCCTGGAACAGCTCGAGTACTACCTGGGGGAGCGCACCACCTCCAGGATTCTGGAGCACTGCCGGGTTTACCGCCTGCGGGTCGGGCAGGACATCCGGCGGGTCAAGGCGACCCGGGCGGCCGGCGCACCGTTTGAGGGCCCGGATACATAG
- a CDS encoding acyl-CoA dehydratase activase, whose product MEGYLGIDVGSVSTNLVFLNPEGEVKASLYIRTRGQPIQAVKEGLKLIAEQLPAGVKVLGVGATGSARTLTGAIVGADVVKNEITAHAVAASRMVPGCQTIFEIGGQDSKIIILRNGVVVDFAMNTVCAAGTGSFLDQQAARLNIPIEEFGALALKSKSPVRIAGRCTVFAESDMIHKQQMGHNLEDIIAGLCEALVRNYLNNVGKGKEIRPPVVFQGGVAANLGLRAAFAKALGMEIIVPPYFGVMGAIGAALLAQEAMKDRKATSFRGFEAAEMDFRASSFECQGCSNCCEVINICLGEEVVARWGDRCGKWEVMAG is encoded by the coding sequence GTGGAAGGCTACCTGGGTATCGACGTAGGCTCGGTAAGCACCAACCTGGTCTTCCTGAACCCGGAAGGGGAGGTTAAGGCCAGCCTCTACATCCGCACCCGCGGGCAGCCCATCCAGGCGGTGAAGGAAGGGCTGAAACTCATCGCCGAGCAGCTGCCGGCAGGGGTAAAGGTCCTGGGAGTGGGAGCTACGGGCAGCGCGCGCACGCTCACCGGCGCCATAGTGGGGGCGGACGTGGTCAAGAACGAGATCACCGCCCACGCCGTGGCCGCCTCGCGGATGGTGCCCGGCTGCCAGACCATTTTCGAGATCGGCGGCCAGGACTCCAAAATCATCATCCTGCGCAACGGAGTGGTGGTGGACTTCGCCATGAACACCGTCTGCGCCGCCGGAACCGGCTCCTTCCTGGACCAGCAGGCCGCCCGCCTGAACATACCCATCGAGGAATTCGGGGCCCTGGCCCTCAAGTCCAAGTCGCCGGTGCGCATTGCCGGCCGCTGCACGGTGTTTGCCGAGTCGGACATGATCCACAAGCAGCAGATGGGGCACAATCTGGAGGACATTATTGCCGGCCTGTGCGAGGCCCTGGTGCGGAACTACCTTAACAACGTGGGCAAAGGCAAGGAAATCCGGCCCCCGGTGGTCTTCCAGGGCGGGGTGGCGGCCAATCTGGGCCTCAGGGCGGCCTTTGCCAAGGCCCTCGGCATGGAGATAATCGTGCCGCCTTATTTCGGCGTCATGGGCGCCATCGGCGCCGCGCTGCTGGCGCAGGAGGCCATGAAGGACCGCAAGGCCACCAGCTTCCGCGGTTTCGAGGCGGCCGAGATGGATTTCCGGGCCAGCAGCTTCGAGTGCCAGGGCTGCTCCAACTGCTGCGAGGTTATCAACATCTGCCTGGGAGAAGAAGTGGTGGCCCGATGGGGCGACCGCTGCGGCAAGTGGGAGGTCATGGCCGGCTGA
- a CDS encoding transcriptional repressor, whose product MALEVICRRLHEHDYKVTPQRQVILEVLTEHPERHLSAEEIYNMVKEKYPEIGLATVYRTLELLADLDILQRMNFNDGRRRYELNDEAVHHHHHLICLRCGRVMEFEDDLLETLEELIARNMDFQVLDHHLKFYGFCGDCRRKAEGGED is encoded by the coding sequence CTGGCGTTAGAAGTAATCTGCCGGAGGCTGCACGAACACGACTACAAGGTTACTCCCCAGCGCCAGGTTATACTCGAAGTCCTGACGGAGCACCCGGAGCGGCATCTGAGCGCCGAGGAAATCTACAACATGGTGAAGGAAAAGTACCCGGAAATCGGGCTGGCTACGGTATACCGCACGCTGGAGCTGCTGGCAGATCTGGACATCCTCCAGCGCATGAATTTCAACGACGGCCGGCGTCGCTACGAGCTGAACGACGAGGCCGTTCACCATCACCACCATCTAATCTGCCTCAGGTGCGGCCGGGTCATGGAGTTCGAGGACGACCTTCTGGAGACCCTGGAGGAACTCATAGCCCGCAATATGGATTTCCAGGTGCTGGATCACCATCTCAAGTTCTACGGGTTCTGCGGGGACTGCCGCCGAAAGGCTGAGGGCGGCGAGGATTAG
- a CDS encoding DUF3786 domain-containing protein: MEINLDFAWAKAQEDFARIDPLEAAGRAGAEPIDRSTLRLRYFGRPVLVRHPDGESRPETGPPLSRREQILLLHYLVCAGGAPPERQWISFGEIPGGTIYLQPFRQRCLRPLIRRFGTDPAALAGAAAALGGEPLALGDAACALPALPRVSLAVILWQGDDEFPANATVLFDRGVTGYLPLEDCATLAQLAAMYLVGAASGRPQTAPPELRLK; encoded by the coding sequence ATGGAGATTAACCTGGACTTCGCCTGGGCCAAGGCGCAGGAGGATTTCGCCCGGATCGATCCCCTGGAGGCGGCCGGGAGGGCCGGGGCGGAGCCGATCGACCGGAGCACGCTCCGCCTGCGCTACTTCGGCCGCCCGGTTCTGGTGCGCCACCCGGACGGGGAGAGCAGGCCGGAGACCGGGCCGCCGCTGTCCCGGCGCGAACAGATACTGCTGCTTCACTACCTGGTCTGCGCCGGCGGCGCTCCGCCCGAGCGGCAGTGGATCAGCTTCGGCGAGATCCCGGGCGGAACCATCTACCTTCAGCCCTTCCGGCAGCGCTGCCTCCGGCCCCTGATTCGCCGTTTCGGAACCGACCCGGCGGCCCTGGCCGGTGCCGCCGCGGCCCTGGGTGGGGAGCCGCTGGCCCTGGGGGACGCGGCCTGCGCCCTGCCGGCCCTTCCCCGGGTGAGCCTGGCGGTCATCCTGTGGCAGGGCGACGACGAATTCCCGGCCAACGCCACGGTGCTCTTCGATCGCGGGGTGACCGGCTACCTGCCGCTGGAGGACTGCGCCACCCTGGCGCAGCTGGCGGCCATGTACCTCGTCGGTGCGGCCTCGGGCCGGCCCCAGACGGCACCCCCGGAACTGCGGCTGAAGTAG
- a CDS encoding DnaD domain protein, which translates to MSSVAPDLLAGFASVLWGKGTVAVPNLLLANYARLGLTEPEVMVILHLLRLEALEGDHFPTPEKLSRFMAVDASRVRELMASLMEKKFLKVVPEGESHRSGYRYSCEELVLGLARLWLSDQAANPSSPQTEPEEGELYQAFEQEFGRPLSPLESGQLVEWCRRYPPELVREALRLAVLRGVYNFRYIDSILRDWEKKNVRTLREAQELEAQFRERRRKRRSQQSKGSEEEWKDDKYKDLYLS; encoded by the coding sequence GTGTCGTCGGTCGCGCCGGATCTGCTGGCCGGTTTTGCTTCGGTCCTGTGGGGAAAGGGGACGGTGGCGGTTCCCAACCTGCTGCTGGCCAACTACGCGCGGCTGGGCCTGACCGAGCCCGAGGTAATGGTGATCCTTCACCTCCTTCGCCTGGAAGCCCTGGAGGGCGATCACTTTCCCACTCCCGAGAAGTTGAGCCGCTTCATGGCCGTGGATGCCTCCAGGGTGCGCGAACTCATGGCCTCTCTCATGGAAAAGAAGTTTCTTAAGGTGGTCCCCGAGGGAGAATCCCACCGATCCGGTTACCGGTACAGCTGCGAGGAACTGGTGCTGGGCCTGGCCCGGCTCTGGCTCTCGGATCAGGCGGCCAACCCCTCTTCGCCCCAGACGGAGCCGGAGGAAGGCGAGCTGTACCAGGCCTTTGAGCAGGAGTTCGGCCGGCCCCTCTCACCCCTGGAGAGCGGCCAGTTGGTGGAGTGGTGCCGCCGCTATCCCCCGGAGCTGGTCCGGGAGGCGCTGCGCCTGGCCGTACTGCGGGGAGTCTACAACTTCCGCTACATCGACTCCATCCTGCGGGACTGGGAAAAGAAGAACGTGCGCACGCTGCGGGAAGCGCAGGAACTGGAGGCGCAGTTTCGCGAGCGGCGCCGCAAGCGGAGAAGCCAGCAGTCCAAGGGTTCGGAAGAGGAATGGAAGGACGACAAGTATAAGGATCTCTACCTCAGCTAG
- a CDS encoding TIGR04086 family membrane protein, producing the protein MREATGGKTGRWPVLMGLAVALVVILVLGLLLGILLYLTPLPELYLESYALAILTVGVFLGAFCAARTAQCRGLVHGLLVAASVLAVMAILTWIAPAEFCPAALVRFLVAALAAGVVGGMIGVSWH; encoded by the coding sequence ATGCGCGAAGCGACCGGCGGAAAAACCGGCCGGTGGCCGGTGCTCATGGGCTTGGCGGTGGCCCTGGTGGTCATTCTGGTGCTCGGACTGCTGCTGGGCATCCTCCTCTACCTCACTCCCCTGCCGGAATTGTACCTGGAAAGCTACGCCCTGGCCATCCTTACCGTGGGCGTGTTCCTGGGGGCCTTCTGCGCGGCCAGGACGGCCCAATGCCGGGGGCTCGTCCACGGTCTGCTGGTGGCCGCCTCGGTGCTGGCGGTGATGGCGATCCTCACCTGGATAGCGCCGGCCGAGTTCTGCCCGGCCGCGCTGGTGCGCTTCCTGGTTGCCGCACTGGCCGCGGGCGTGGTGGGCGGCATGATAGGGGTTTCCTGGCACTAG